In one window of Bradyrhizobium sp. AZCC 1721 DNA:
- a CDS encoding TetR/AcrR family transcriptional regulator — translation MTQSSQAASGKVTKLNRVERNAWTKRRLFDAATKIVGKYGYAEASVARITEAAGVAQGTFYNHFENRQELLDQLLPKIGIDMVHFIRERTGTADAARQEIERFSAFFDFIREVPEFLRILNEAEYFAPVGYQKHLDNIATAYVRILKRARTAGAIVDFSDDEFEAIVHMFMGARGYLSRRYSYTGGAVTAAPDHVISAYRKLVTRGLFTPDKGNSHDR, via the coding sequence ATGACGCAATCATCGCAAGCTGCATCCGGTAAGGTCACGAAGTTGAATCGCGTCGAGCGCAACGCTTGGACCAAGCGCAGATTATTCGACGCCGCCACCAAGATCGTCGGCAAGTACGGTTACGCCGAAGCCTCCGTCGCCCGTATCACCGAGGCAGCCGGCGTGGCCCAAGGCACGTTCTACAATCATTTCGAAAACCGCCAGGAACTGCTCGATCAATTGCTGCCGAAGATCGGCATCGACATGGTTCACTTCATCCGCGAACGCACGGGCACCGCAGATGCCGCGAGGCAGGAGATCGAGCGCTTCAGCGCCTTCTTCGATTTCATCCGCGAGGTGCCGGAGTTCCTGCGCATCCTCAACGAGGCCGAGTATTTCGCACCGGTCGGGTACCAGAAGCATCTCGATAATATCGCGACCGCCTATGTACGCATTCTCAAGCGCGCCCGCACGGCCGGCGCCATCGTTGACTTCAGCGACGATGAGTTCGAAGCCATCGTTCACATGTTCATGGGCGCACGCGGCTACCTGAGCCGGCGATACTCATACACCGGCGGCGCGGTAACGGCCGCGCCCGACCATGTCATCTCCGCCTACCGAAAGCTGGTCACGCGCGGGCTGTTCACGCCGGATAAAGGCAACAGCCATGACCGCTGA
- a CDS encoding AMP-binding protein, which produces MINLSSFIAFHARRTPERCALKYRGEDVSYAAFDDRIRRVGGWLAARGIGPGDVVAVLMQNSTAFLELAFATSHIGAVFLPINYRLSADEVGYIVLNSGARILIADEELARFAAGGAPVVLLDASAQSTVTRLAPDIAPAPMQVRRPRDLMRLMYTSGTTDRPKGVMLTYENLYWKSADQTLVLGLSAETRLLVVGPLYHVGALDLPGIAVLWHGGLLSIHRNFEPEQALAAIEAEKLNAAWFAPVMTTAILTCPTRDRYDVSSLRWAIGGGEKTPEARIRAFSDYFKNARYIDAYGLTETCGGDTFMEAGREIEKIGSTGRAIAHVEIEIRDDAGNRLPSGQNGEICLRGPKVTQGYWNDPEKTAAAFFGDWFRTGDIGYLDEDGFLYLTDRKKDMIISGGENIASSEVERVIYDLPQVREVAVIGMPDERWGEKPVAVAVLTDGATLELPDLIEHCRTRLASFKVPKQLIIRDHLPRNPSGKVLKRVLRAELEPHA; this is translated from the coding sequence ATGATCAACCTTTCGAGCTTCATCGCTTTTCACGCCAGGCGGACGCCGGAACGCTGTGCGCTGAAATACCGCGGGGAGGATGTCTCCTACGCCGCGTTCGATGACCGCATCCGACGGGTCGGCGGCTGGCTCGCTGCGCGCGGCATCGGCCCCGGCGACGTCGTCGCGGTGCTGATGCAGAACAGCACGGCCTTTCTCGAACTGGCATTTGCGACCAGCCACATCGGCGCGGTGTTTCTGCCGATCAACTATCGCCTGTCCGCAGATGAAGTCGGTTACATCGTCCTCAATTCCGGTGCGCGCATCCTGATTGCGGACGAAGAACTCGCAAGGTTTGCCGCTGGCGGCGCACCGGTGGTGCTGCTCGATGCGTCAGCGCAATCCACGGTCACACGGCTTGCGCCCGACATCGCGCCCGCCCCGATGCAGGTCCGGCGGCCGCGCGATCTGATGCGGCTGATGTACACGTCAGGCACCACCGACCGCCCCAAAGGCGTGATGCTCACTTACGAGAACCTGTATTGGAAATCGGCCGATCAGACGCTTGTCTTGGGATTAAGCGCGGAGACGCGACTGCTGGTGGTCGGTCCGCTCTATCACGTCGGCGCGCTCGACCTGCCGGGTATTGCCGTGCTCTGGCATGGCGGCCTGCTTTCCATCCACCGCAACTTCGAGCCCGAGCAGGCGCTCGCCGCGATCGAAGCTGAGAAGCTCAACGCCGCCTGGTTTGCACCGGTCATGACGACGGCGATCCTCACCTGCCCGACCCGCGACCGCTACGATGTCTCCAGCCTGCGATGGGCGATCGGCGGCGGCGAGAAAACCCCGGAAGCACGCATTCGCGCCTTCTCCGATTATTTCAAGAATGCCCGCTACATCGACGCCTATGGGCTGACGGAAACCTGCGGCGGCGACACTTTCATGGAAGCCGGCCGCGAGATCGAAAAGATCGGCTCGACGGGCCGCGCCATTGCCCATGTCGAAATCGAAATTCGCGATGACGCCGGCAACCGGCTGCCATCAGGCCAGAACGGTGAGATCTGCCTCCGCGGCCCCAAGGTCACGCAGGGCTATTGGAACGATCCCGAGAAAACCGCGGCCGCGTTCTTCGGTGACTGGTTTCGCACCGGCGACATCGGCTATCTCGACGAAGACGGCTTCCTTTACCTGACCGACCGCAAGAAGGACATGATCATCTCCGGCGGCGAGAACATCGCCTCCTCCGAGGTGGAGCGCGTCATCTACGATCTGCCGCAGGTGCGCGAAGTCGCCGTGATTGGCATGCCGGACGAGCGCTGGGGCGAGAAGCCGGTTGCGGTCGCGGTGCTCACGGATGGCGCCACGCTGGAATTGCCTGATCTCATCGAACATTGCCGCACGCGCCTCGCCAGCTTCAAGGTACCGAAGCAACTCATCATCCGCGATCATCTACCGCGCAATCCATCGGGCAAGGTGCTCAAGCGCGTACTGCGCGCCGAACTGGAACCTCACGCATGA
- a CDS encoding ABC transporter substrate-binding protein encodes MTRTRKPGVSRRATLAMMGAGAVSFATPWVARAQAKSIKVGMPTILSGRVAQLGTSSRNGVMLEVEKVNAAGGLAGRQIEMVIRDSKGQPQEAARVARELVNTDGCEILIDAEASSGAFAVHEVARDLGVLCLHTNSETSALTADPKQHIPNAFRTARQGVHDSIVGGSYAAAIAKAKGLKKWATCSPDYAYGRDTTGEYVTYLKRFAPDIEIISESWPKLFQPDYTEVVTKILQAKPQALYSCLWGGDLTSYIDQANIYALFSQMEVFAVNMADYTALTVVKNLPKGIHSGNRYIKTYPATAENAAWGDAYKAKYNEYPTNWSWENATAIMLLAEASKKANSADGKKIAEALRGLKIKSPFGADGTVTMRAEDQTLVGYAIGWGTTIPQEPYVPQVQAGDWKTIFELEAEWKKSKGYT; translated from the coding sequence ATGACGAGAACCCGCAAACCGGGCGTGAGCCGACGTGCGACGTTGGCGATGATGGGCGCCGGTGCCGTATCATTCGCGACGCCCTGGGTGGCGCGCGCGCAAGCCAAGTCCATTAAGGTCGGGATGCCGACCATTCTCTCCGGCCGCGTGGCGCAGCTTGGCACCTCATCGCGCAATGGCGTGATGCTGGAAGTCGAGAAGGTCAATGCTGCCGGCGGTCTCGCTGGACGCCAGATCGAGATGGTGATCCGCGATTCAAAGGGGCAGCCGCAGGAAGCCGCCCGCGTCGCACGCGAACTCGTCAACACCGACGGATGCGAAATCCTGATCGACGCGGAAGCGTCATCGGGCGCGTTCGCCGTGCACGAGGTGGCGCGCGATCTGGGCGTGCTCTGCCTTCACACCAATTCGGAAACTTCCGCGCTGACCGCCGATCCCAAGCAGCACATTCCGAACGCCTTCCGTACTGCGCGCCAGGGCGTGCATGACTCGATTGTCGGCGGCAGCTATGCGGCGGCGATTGCGAAAGCCAAGGGCTTGAAGAAATGGGCGACCTGCTCGCCCGATTACGCCTATGGTCGCGACACTACCGGCGAATACGTGACATATCTGAAGCGCTTCGCGCCCGACATCGAGATCATCAGCGAGTCCTGGCCAAAGCTATTCCAGCCCGATTACACCGAGGTCGTGACAAAGATCCTGCAGGCCAAGCCGCAGGCGCTGTATTCCTGCCTGTGGGGCGGCGACCTCACGTCCTACATCGACCAGGCCAACATCTACGCGCTGTTCAGCCAGATGGAAGTGTTCGCAGTCAACATGGCCGACTACACCGCGCTGACTGTCGTGAAGAACCTGCCGAAGGGCATTCACTCCGGTAACCGTTACATCAAGACATATCCTGCAACGGCGGAGAACGCCGCGTGGGGCGACGCCTATAAGGCGAAATACAACGAATATCCGACCAACTGGTCGTGGGAGAATGCGACGGCGATCATGCTGCTCGCGGAAGCGTCCAAGAAGGCGAATTCGGCCGATGGCAAGAAGATCGCGGAGGCGCTCCGCGGCCTGAAGATCAAGTCGCCGTTCGGCGCCGACGGCACCGTCACCATGCGCGCCGAGGACCAGACGCTGGTGGGCTATGCGATCGGTTGGGGAACCACGATTCCGCAGGAGCCCTACGTGCCGCAAGTTCAGGCGGGCGACTGGAAGACGATCTTCGAACTCGAAGCCGAGTGGAAGAAGAGCAAGGGCTACACCTGA
- a CDS encoding branched-chain amino acid ABC transporter permease, with translation MDLDALTGCLASSACLVTQTTSGFIIGMLLFLVAVGLTLIFGVLKVVNFSHGAFYMFGAYFAMTAYQFSGSFALAMLCGAAGTAILGLIFERVFMSRVYGADVLMQLLVCYAFVLIFDDVVRMIWGPEFKSMGMPAAFQVVPLFIAGGVVPPYYLLLIGVALAAAMILGLGLARTRIGKVIRAAAHNPGMVSALGINTGLIYGGVFALGGMLAGLAGALAAPVRSLTPGMGFSVLIESFIVTVIGGMGSILGALIGALLIGMIRSFGSLGFPLFTEGLMYLFMVIVLVSRPTGLFGKEVA, from the coding sequence TTGGACCTCGACGCGCTTACCGGCTGTCTCGCCAGCTCCGCCTGTCTGGTGACGCAAACCACCAGCGGCTTCATCATCGGCATGTTGCTGTTTCTCGTCGCCGTCGGGCTGACGCTGATCTTCGGCGTACTCAAGGTCGTCAACTTCAGCCACGGCGCGTTTTATATGTTCGGCGCCTATTTCGCGATGACGGCCTATCAGTTCTCCGGCAGTTTTGCGCTGGCGATGCTGTGTGGTGCGGCGGGTACCGCCATCCTCGGTCTGATCTTCGAACGCGTCTTCATGAGCCGGGTCTACGGCGCTGACGTGTTGATGCAGCTTCTCGTCTGCTATGCCTTCGTGCTGATCTTTGATGACGTGGTGCGGATGATCTGGGGGCCCGAGTTCAAATCGATGGGCATGCCGGCGGCGTTCCAGGTGGTGCCGCTGTTCATCGCCGGCGGCGTGGTGCCACCATATTATCTGCTCCTGATCGGTGTTGCGCTCGCGGCCGCCATGATCCTCGGGCTCGGCCTTGCCCGCACCAGGATCGGCAAGGTAATCCGGGCGGCCGCCCATAACCCTGGCATGGTATCCGCCCTCGGCATCAATACTGGCCTGATCTATGGCGGAGTATTCGCGCTCGGCGGCATGCTGGCCGGCCTTGCCGGCGCACTTGCAGCGCCGGTGCGTTCGCTGACGCCGGGCATGGGATTTTCGGTCCTGATCGAGTCCTTCATCGTCACCGTGATCGGCGGCATGGGCTCGATCCTCGGTGCACTGATCGGTGCGCTCCTGATCGGCATGATCCGCTCGTTCGGCTCGCTCGGCTTTCCGCTGTTTACCGAAGGGCTGATGTACCTGTTCATGGTGATCGTGCTGGTGTCGCGGCCGACCGGCTTGTTCGGCAAGGAGGTCGCATGA
- a CDS encoding branched-chain amino acid ABC transporter permease, translating to MTELQAEQGAQALDVPHEAKTRRNRDALIALAVFVVLALLPAVFSSKLLLDFVIRCAAYGLFATSLNLLVGYTGLISFGHGMFFGLGAYGFGLMMQKTGVPVPVAFVATLAITLVVALVIGAICVRLKEIYFAFVTLAFQMLIHSTILSWVSLTGGDQGLRGGIPRPPFLGIDLSNQLHLYVASCALLVIGLFLMHRIAQSPFGYTLRMIRDNATRASFIGIDVWRAKLTIFVLAALFASTGGIIMALFVSGAYPEFAYWTISGEGIFINMLGGVTTFLGPMVGTVLLLILNDTVTRLTDYHGLVLGIVILFFAIGLRKGLMDFVVEWYAQRRNGAGERG from the coding sequence ATGACCGAATTGCAGGCCGAGCAGGGCGCGCAGGCACTCGACGTTCCCCATGAAGCAAAGACGCGGCGCAATCGGGATGCCCTGATTGCGCTTGCGGTCTTTGTCGTGCTGGCGCTGTTGCCGGCGGTCTTCAGCAGCAAATTGCTGCTCGACTTCGTGATCCGCTGCGCCGCCTACGGGCTGTTCGCGACATCGCTCAACCTTCTGGTCGGTTACACCGGCCTGATTTCGTTTGGCCACGGCATGTTCTTCGGCCTCGGCGCCTACGGCTTCGGGTTGATGATGCAGAAGACCGGCGTTCCCGTCCCCGTGGCTTTCGTTGCAACGCTGGCGATCACGCTTGTCGTCGCCCTCGTCATTGGTGCCATCTGCGTGCGGCTGAAGGAAATCTATTTCGCCTTCGTAACACTGGCGTTCCAGATGCTGATCCACTCGACGATCCTGTCCTGGGTATCGCTGACCGGCGGCGATCAGGGATTGCGCGGCGGCATTCCGCGGCCGCCATTTTTGGGCATTGATCTGTCGAACCAATTGCATCTCTATGTCGCGAGTTGCGCGTTGCTGGTGATCGGGCTGTTCTTGATGCATCGGATCGCGCAGTCGCCGTTCGGCTACACGCTGCGCATGATCCGCGACAATGCAACGCGTGCGAGCTTCATCGGCATCGACGTCTGGCGTGCCAAACTGACGATCTTTGTGCTCGCGGCGCTGTTCGCCTCGACCGGCGGAATCATCATGGCGCTATTCGTCTCCGGGGCCTATCCGGAATTCGCCTATTGGACCATTTCGGGCGAGGGCATCTTCATCAACATGCTCGGCGGCGTGACCACATTCCTCGGGCCCATGGTCGGCACCGTGCTGCTCCTGATCCTCAACGACACCGTCACCCGCCTGACCGATTATCACGGCCTCGTGCTGGGGATCGTGATCCTGTTCTTTGCGATCGGCCTGCGGAAGGGCCTGATGGATTTCGTCGTCGAATGGTACGCGCAACGCCGTAATGGTGCTGGGGAGCGCGGCTAG
- a CDS encoding ABC transporter ATP-binding protein, protein MLEIRSLSKSFGGVKATDNVTLDFADGSLSAVIGPNGAGKSTFFNLITGALKPDAGQILLSGLDLAGRTPPEIVRHGIGRAFQVASIFPSLTVQETMLAAVCADQRKAGVLHRRFPLAETRDRAEHAMELLGLASKRNRTAATLSHGDQKLLDIALALVLDPKVLLLDEPTAGMGTEERWRMIEKVRELWETQKITVVFIEHDMDIVFKIAPEIVVLCYGRILATGKPDAIRRNEAVIEAYLGTEHHAGITV, encoded by the coding sequence ATGCTGGAGATACGTTCGCTTTCGAAGTCGTTCGGCGGCGTCAAGGCGACCGACAATGTCACGCTGGATTTCGCGGACGGTTCGCTCAGCGCCGTGATCGGCCCCAACGGAGCCGGCAAGAGCACGTTCTTCAACCTGATCACCGGCGCGTTGAAGCCGGACGCTGGCCAGATATTGCTCAGCGGCCTCGACTTGGCCGGGCGCACGCCGCCTGAGATCGTTCGCCACGGCATCGGCCGCGCGTTTCAGGTTGCGAGCATCTTCCCATCGCTGACGGTGCAGGAGACGATGCTGGCAGCGGTCTGTGCCGATCAGCGCAAAGCCGGCGTCCTGCACCGTCGCTTCCCGCTGGCGGAGACCCGCGACCGCGCCGAGCATGCGATGGAATTGCTGGGACTGGCCAGCAAGCGAAACCGTACCGCGGCGACGCTGTCGCATGGCGACCAGAAGCTGCTCGATATCGCACTCGCGCTGGTACTCGATCCGAAGGTGCTGCTGCTCGACGAGCCAACCGCCGGCATGGGCACCGAAGAACGCTGGCGCATGATCGAGAAGGTGAGGGAGCTCTGGGAGACGCAGAAGATCACGGTGGTGTTCATCGAGCACGACATGGATATCGTGTTCAAGATCGCGCCCGAGATCGTCGTGCTCTGCTACGGCCGCATTCTTGCAACCGGCAAACCGGATGCGATCCGCCGGAATGAGGCGGTGATCGAGGCCTATCTCGGCACCGAACATCATGCGGGGATCACTGTATGA
- a CDS encoding ABC transporter ATP-binding protein, which translates to MRAQPVVQVEDLDVYYGTSQILFGVGLSVRQGETMALLGRNGAGKSTTMKAIMGLAPARRGTVTLQGRIVSGLKPHHIARAGLGFVPEDRQIFPEHTVEDNLVIGAKKGPNGEDEWPIRRIYDVFPLLEPLRHRIAGRLSGGEQQMLAIARTLMGNPALLLLDEPSEGLAPIIVQRIGELLRQLRGTGATVLIAEQNMHFCLGLASHATVIDKGQIVYTSGIEELKANENIRQRYLAL; encoded by the coding sequence ATGAGGGCGCAGCCGGTCGTGCAGGTCGAGGACCTCGACGTCTATTACGGCACCAGCCAGATATTGTTCGGCGTCGGCCTGTCGGTGCGGCAGGGCGAGACGATGGCGCTGCTCGGCCGCAACGGCGCCGGCAAATCGACCACCATGAAGGCCATCATGGGGCTCGCGCCGGCCCGCCGCGGCACGGTCACCTTGCAAGGCAGGATTGTCTCCGGGTTGAAGCCGCATCACATCGCGCGCGCCGGCCTCGGCTTCGTGCCGGAGGATCGCCAGATCTTTCCCGAACACACGGTCGAGGACAATCTGGTCATCGGGGCCAAGAAGGGTCCCAATGGCGAGGACGAATGGCCGATCCGGCGCATCTATGACGTGTTTCCGCTGCTGGAGCCGCTGCGGCATCGGATCGCGGGAAGGCTGTCCGGTGGCGAGCAGCAGATGCTGGCGATCGCGCGCACGCTGATGGGCAATCCCGCATTGCTGCTGCTGGACGAGCCGAGCGAGGGGCTGGCGCCGATCATCGTGCAGCGGATCGGCGAACTCTTGCGGCAGCTCCGCGGCACCGGAGCCACCGTGCTGATCGCCGAGCAGAACATGCATTTTTGCCTTGGCCTTGCGAGCCACGCGACGGTTATCGACAAGGGCCAGATCGTCTACACATCCGGGATCGAAGAGCTGAAAGCCAACGAAAATATTCGGCAGCGCTATCTCGCGCTGTAG
- a CDS encoding enoyl-CoA hydratase/isomerase family protein, producing MSTDLVRYSVSSNIAEIMLDRPPVNALSMDLIDALLAALSKARDDEAVRAVIIGSAHKVFCAGLDLDIVRGKPGIETKKFLERLYFALNDIQYRMGKPTIAAVDGAVRAGGMTIAISCDMIIAGEGCTFGYPEIDVGLIPAIHFVQLPRLVGKHQAFGPLFLGEPFDAATAFRMGLLSEVVPKGTALDRARGIARKLAAKSPIVVKIGRDAFMRAVDADFRRSVENAAESFALVATTEDCQEGLNAFVEKRTPNYRGR from the coding sequence ATGAGTACCGATCTGGTTCGTTATTCCGTATCCAGCAATATTGCCGAGATCATGCTGGATCGCCCGCCGGTCAATGCGCTCAGCATGGACCTGATCGATGCGCTGCTGGCGGCGCTTTCGAAGGCGAGGGACGACGAAGCGGTGCGCGCCGTCATCATCGGCAGTGCGCACAAGGTGTTTTGCGCCGGGCTCGATCTGGATATTGTTCGCGGCAAGCCCGGAATCGAGACCAAGAAGTTTCTCGAACGGCTGTATTTTGCGCTCAACGATATCCAGTATCGCATGGGCAAGCCGACGATTGCTGCAGTCGACGGCGCGGTTCGCGCCGGCGGCATGACGATTGCGATCTCCTGCGACATGATCATCGCCGGCGAAGGCTGTACCTTCGGCTATCCCGAGATCGATGTCGGGCTGATCCCGGCCATTCACTTCGTGCAATTGCCGCGCCTGGTTGGCAAGCACCAGGCTTTTGGGCCGCTGTTCCTCGGCGAGCCTTTCGATGCCGCAACTGCCTTTCGCATGGGGTTGTTGAGTGAGGTCGTTCCGAAGGGAACCGCGCTGGATCGGGCGCGGGGGATCGCGCGCAAGCTTGCTGCCAAATCCCCCATCGTCGTGAAGATCGGGCGCGATGCTTTCATGCGGGCGGTCGACGCCGATTTCCGCCGCTCGGTCGAAAATGCCGCCGAGAGCTTTGCACTCGTTGCAACGACGGAGGACTGCCAGGAAGGCTTGAACGCGTTCGTCGAGAAGCGAACGCCGAACTACAGGGGGCGCTGA
- a CDS encoding MaoC family dehydratase: protein MAGLYFEEFEVGREFHHEFSRTVTEMDNTLFSLLTMNPQPLHIDAHFAENTEFGQRLFNSLYTLGIMIGMSVYDTTLGTTIGNLGMTDVKFPKPVFHGDTLRAHTKIISKRESKSRPNQGIVEFEHTMTNQRGEVVASCRRTGLMHCKPKA, encoded by the coding sequence ATGGCTGGATTGTATTTCGAGGAGTTCGAGGTCGGCCGCGAATTTCATCATGAGTTCAGCCGCACGGTGACCGAGATGGACAACACGCTGTTCAGTCTCCTGACCATGAATCCGCAGCCGCTGCACATCGACGCGCATTTCGCCGAGAATACCGAATTCGGCCAGCGGCTGTTCAACAGCCTCTATACGCTCGGCATCATGATCGGCATGAGCGTCTACGATACCACGCTCGGCACCACGATCGGCAATCTCGGCATGACCGACGTCAAATTCCCGAAACCGGTATTCCACGGTGATACGCTCAGGGCGCACACCAAGATCATTTCCAAGCGTGAGAGCAAGTCGCGGCCGAACCAGGGCATTGTGGAATTCGAGCATACCATGACCAATCAGCGCGGCGAGGTGGTGGCGAGCTGTCGCCGGACCGGCCTGATGCATTGCAAACCGAAGGCGTAA